GATCATGCCCGGGTCCGGTCGTCGGTTGGTCAGGAACTGCTGACCGATGGTGAAGAGGTTCTGCACCGTCCAGTAAAGGACCAGCCCGGACGAGAAATTGTAGCAGAAGATGAGGAAGATGAACGGCATGAACTTGAACATCTTCGCCTGCGCGTTGTCGACCGTCGGGGTCGGCATCATCTTCATCTGGTAGTACATGGTCACCCCCATGAACAGGGGCAGCAGATTGAAGGGGAACCCGAAGACATGCGCCAGGGTGTCCGGAGCCGAGAGATCCCCGATCCAGAGAAACTCGGCAAAACGCAGCTCGGACGCACTCTGCAGCATCCGGAAAAGGCCGAAGAAGATCGGGATCTGCACGAAAATCGGCAGGCAACCGCCCAGCGGGTTGATCTTGTTCGCCTTGAACAGAGCCAGGGTTTCCTGCTGCTGCTTCTGCGGATTGTCCTTGTACTTCTCCCGGATTTCCTTGAGCGGCTCCTGGATCTTGGCCATCCGCTTGGAGGAGCGGGCCGCCTGCGCGGTCAACGGCCAGAGGATCGTCTTGATCAGCAGCGTGGTCAGGATGATGGCCACCCCGTAGTTGGGCAGGAATCCGTGGATCCAGCTCATCAGCTGGAGCAGCAGCTTCGAGAAGAAGCCGAAGAACCCGAACTGCATGACCAGGTCCTGCCGTTCCTCAAAGGACTCGAGCCGGGAGAATTCCTTCGGGCCGACGTAGAAATCGAAACCCAGTTGCTTCTCCCCCGACGCCGCCAGCAGGATCGGATCCGTCTCCAGACTGCCGGTGATCCCGATCCGGGCCTTTTCCTCCCCCGGCATGACCGGAAACTCAACCCGGCGGGTAAGAATCCCCGTACCGGGCTCGTCCGGGGTCAGAACACTGGTAAAGAACTGGTTCTTGACCGACGCCCAGACCGTGGTGCCGTCCCGCCGGATGACCGGAACCGGCTCCGACGAACCCATCCCGAACATGCTCAGGAAGCCGCCCCCGCCGAATTTGTTCCTCCCGATGAAGGTGGCCTTGTCTCCATTATAGAAGCCGACGTTGAGATACATTCCCGAATCCTTGGCGCTGATCGGCGCCGCCGTGCCCAGATTCAACGCCAGCCGCGGCGTGGCCAGCGCTTCGTCCACCAGATTGCGCAGGGTCATCTCGTGCCGGATCACGTAGGGATCGCCACCGCCCCCGTTGGCCACCCGATAAGTCCGGGTGATCTCCATCCGGCCATCGATCACCGTGCGGAAGACGACATGGTGAGCGCCCTGCTCCACCATTTCATAAAGGACAGAGGCGTCCGCCCCCGGGAAATCGACCAGGCTGAGCGCCGGCAGAAACCGCAACTCATTGAACACGTAGGGGTCTTCGCCGTTCTTGACGGCCGCAAACTTCAGCAGGCGAATATCACGGATCGCACCGCCCTTTCCGGTCAGATCCACCGAAATGAACTCGTTGCGCAGCGTGACAACTGAATCGTCCGCACCCTCTCCCTGGGCCTCGGCATAGAGCGGTTGACCCGAGGTGACCACCGGTGCCGCCTGCGGAACAATCGGGGCGGCGCCCTCGACGGCTCCCGGCGTTTCACCCGCCGCCCGGGCTGCCGGATCGATCTCGCCTGGGGCGGAAATCACCTCACGCGAAGGAGGCGGGTGCCGGGCCGCGTTCCGGCTGCTCCAGTAGAATGCGCCGAAGGCGGCGATGAGGAGCACGACCCCGATAACCGTATTTTTCTTATCCATTCAGAAATCCAAAGATTGACCGCGCCTGCCCGGGCCGGTCCTTCGGGACCAAAACATCATGGAAACCACCCGATTTGGAAGCTTCCCCTGATCGGCGTCATGAACAGCGCCGGCAAACGCGAAAAAGGGGATGATAAACAGGTTTCCCCGCCTCCGGGCAAGCACATTAGGGTGGTTTCATCAGGAAGTGCAGACCACCCGACAAAAACACCTCATCACGGAACTCTATCCCCCTGGTTTCCGTGGCGGCACCGGATCCTCACCGCCCGGATGCCAGGGGTGACAGCGCAGGATGCGCTTCAGACTCAGCCAGCCGCCCCTGATCAGGCCGTGCTCCTTGAGGCATCCCCGGGCGTATTCCGAACACGAGGGATGGAAACGACAGCCCGACTGGGGACCGAAAAAGGCGACCAGCATGGGCGAAACCACCAGCTGGTAAGCCCGGATCAGCCGATCGCCCACCCAGGCCGGCAACCGGGTCCATCGGAGTCTATTCGCCGGTTCCGCCATCCTTGGGCCCGGCCCGTCCGATGCGGCTCTTCTCGACCGCCTTCAGGAAACGAAGCTCCAGATTCTCAAAGGTTACCTCCCTGGCCGAAGCCCGCATGACCAGAACGATGTCCACATCCCGCCGAAGACGGTCCTGGTGCGTTCGGAAAATCTCCCGCATCCGCCTGCGCATCCGATTCCTGACCACCGCCGGCCCCACCCGCCTCGAGGTGATGATGCCAAGCCGGGGTCCATTGACCGAGTCACCTTCGCCCGAACGGATGGCCGCCTGAAACAGAAAGACGCCGCATGGAATGCGACGTCCCCGTTCCCTGACGGCCTGAAAGTCCCGATTGCGCCGCAGATGCTGGTGCGGGCGAAAGCGCAAATCTGCCCGATCTTCGGGCATAAACGGGCTCAGACCACGGTCAACCGCTTGCGGCCCTTGCGGCGACGATTGGCAATGACCTGGCGGCCACCACGAGTGGACATGCGGGCGCGGAACCCGATCTTGCGGGCGCGCTTTTTGTTATGGGGACGAAAGGTCGGTTGCATGGCGAAATGGAAAAGAGGGAGAAAATGCCGGGCTCTTCTTCAGTTTGTCAACGGAAGAATTTCCCGTAGCGACGGGAAGTTCGACCACAGGGCCGGGGAATGAATGTAGCGCCGGACTCCGGCCCGTCACCCCACCGCCGGTCGTCGCCGGGAAAATACCCGATGAAAAAGACTTGCGCGTTCCGCTTCCCAACCTACGTTCCTCCTTTCTCATTGGATGTCCCCTTCGTCTAGCCCGGCCTAGGACACCACCCTTTCACGGTGAGAACAGGGGTTCGAATCCCCTAGGGGACGCCATTGGGGATGGAAGAGGGCAGATGTCTGATGGCAGAAGGAACTGCGCCAGTGACAGAACCGCCCAGGGGATGAAGAACCCCTTGGGGTTCGACGGAGCGAAGCGGAGATGGGACGCACAAAGTGCGGGTGCGAAGCACTTGGCCTCAGGCCAACCAATCCCCTAGGGGACGCCATTGGGGATGGAAGAGGGCAGATGTCTGATGGCAGAAGGAACTGCGCCAGTGACAGAACCGCCCAGGGGATGAGTTCCGAGCCGAACCCGGCGACAACTTGGTCGCAGCGCGACCCACACACCCTTGGGGTGTCAGGCCGTCTCAGCCGGTTTGCGGCTTCGTGAACGACGGAGCGAAGCGGAGATCTTCGCGCGAGATCAACGAATTCCCTCGCCAGCGATGTATCCGCCCTATCAGGCGGTCTGCAAGGGGATCAGTTGACGCCGGCCAACTCCTTTTCCTTGGGCTTCCTGGCCAGAGACTGATACCAGGTGGGATGCGCTTGTTTATAGGCCTCCAGCACCTTCTCTGCCTTATCCGCATCGACAGTGCTGTCGAAGCCTATGTAGCAGACGAATTTGTGTCCGATGACATTGGCCGAGAGTCCGCGCATGCTGATCTTGGCATCGCCGATGGCTTTGGCCAGTTCTCCTCCGAGACCCGGCTTATTGGTACCTTCGACCTTGAGGGTGGCTATCCTCTCGGCGGAGTGAAAACCGGCCTGATCGGGAGTTTCCGACAGATGCTTGGGATTCAACGGGGAAACAAAGACGATTCCCTTGCCTGGTTTGCCTGGTTGGCGTCGGGCGATCACACAATCGAGATCGGCTCCAAAGTCGGCCAAGGCCTTTAATGCCAGACCCAATTCCCCTGGCTTGTCGTTGATCTCCGCTGCCCATACGTCCGTTCTGGTTACTTTCAGTGTCATGATGAATGCTCCTTTGCCGTTTACGAGCGTTGCTGTTTTGCGCTTACCGCGTTGGGCAAGATATCCATGAAAGGGCTGATCTGCAAACGAAGCGGGCAAACCTCCTGGCATTTCATTCGAAATGCTCCCTGAGGAAATCGATCTGGACCCTGCTGGCATCTTCAAAGAGGGGGCTGGGATAGTAGAGTAATCCGAAATGCCCACCGCCCAGTTGGTGCAGTCGCTTAGGTCCCGGAGCCATTCCATAGACATGCCGGGCGACATCCGCGCTACAGTAGGGCATTTCATCCTCATAGGCGACCACCATCAGCAGGGGTACCTTGATGTGCGGCACACAAATGCCAGGACTGAATCCCACGGGAACTGCGGGGGTCACATGGGTCACCCGGTTTTCCCACTTGGTTCCATATTGCGCCCCGTAGTCGATGAACCAACGGAACGCGGAGATTGGCTTCATGATCGAAGGGACCATTTCGGGAGCATAGGAAACAACCGGGAGCGGGCCCACCGTGGTCTCGGGAGTAGCCTGAATGTCGCCGTTCAGGAGGGTGTCCCGAATGGACGCAAAGAGCGTACCATCAGGATCGTCGGTCGGCGGATCATCGCCACAACTCGGTATCTGGGCGACGACCGCTTTGACACGGGGATCAACAGCCGCCACCACGATCACCTCTCCGGCACTCATGCTGTCTCCCCAGATCGCAATCCGTTCCGTATCGATCTCGGACAGACGGGTGACATAATCCAGAGCATCCAGATAGCCTCTCGCCTGGGTCCATATGTTGACTTCCTGCCTTGGCTCACCACCGCTGATACCGAAATTGCGATGGTCGTAGAGCAATACGGCAAAGCCCGCCCCGACGTACCGTTCGGCATACCGGTCGGCCACCATCCCATTGATCGTGGCCGAGTAGCCGTGCGCCATGACGATGATGGGCAGCCGACCCGTCCGGCCTTCGGGGAGATAGAGCCTTCCCCTGAGCAACGCTCCCTCTGAGGGGAACTCGACCATCCGGTAAGGAGGCCGGGCGTCCAATTCGTTTGCACCATGGACTGCGCCAACTTGCGAAATTGAGATCGTCATAAGTAGTATCAAGACTCCTGAAAGGTGATTCTGTCGTGTATTCATAATGGGTGGAGTGAATGCCGCATCAGATGACTCGCCGGGGTTCTGGTTTCCGGCCACCGAGCGGATCGAAGTGTCCATGGAGGCGACGGCGCCACAGGTTTTCGGACCAGAAGGGTGTCCTCAAGGATGGGCCTGTTCCGAAAGTTCCGTGGGTCCGGAAGGGGGGCGCCGGTCGGGTGACCGGCCCCCCTTCCAGCCTCCGGTGGTCAGACCGATGCCATCTGCATGCGATGCACGTCCGCGGCTGTGAGCGTCTGCCCTCCGATGCCCCAGCTGCCTTCCTTCACTTCGTCGATCTTGACCCAGGTGACCGACCTGAGGGCTTCTCCTTCGATCGAGACCATTGTGTCGGTGATCTTCTCGATGATTTCCTTCTTCTGTTCGGGTGTGAACACATTTTCGATGATCTGTACGTTTACGAGTGGCATGGTTGTGTTTCCTTTCTTGGGTTGAACTTTCTGAAGCGACCGTCGCTTCACTTGACAGACCCACTCTACCCGCCACCGCGTTTGGGAAGCGTTTCCCGAAGCGTTGATCTGAAGAAATCGATCGGAGAATCGAAGGCCGGCCGTTCCCAAGACGTTCAATTCCCATGAAAGCGGGCAGTCTGTCGCTCCGCGGCGACATCCACGGTCCGTCGAGGAATCAGTTCAACTCTGCTGACGGCTGTCCCAGCCGGAACCGCACTATGGGCGTCCGCCCCCGATCCAATGAGAAAGGTCCGGAGCCCCTTTATCCCGAAAGTTCACCGGGCCGGTGCCACCGAAACGGTCAAAACCACCAGGCTTCTCGGACCAATGGTCACCTCCAGTAAAGAGTTGCTCATCCGACTATCCGTTTCCCCGCCCGGGGGCAGGGTCAACCGCACGTCTGCATGGCTCAATCCGGACACACTGAACTGAACGTCCACCTTCTCGTCATTGAAGTTCTCGATCGCGACAATGTCTTCACCCATCAGGTAGAGGGCGACCCGCGACGGGGCATCAAAGGCGATTCCCAGTGGAGCGAGCATCTCCGATCGGATTCCACGCAAGACGGCTCGATCAAGTTCCAGGATTGACCGGGGTTCGCCGCCGACCTTGAGGATCTTCACCTGATCCGAATTCAGATCGACCTCTCCCCTTAGCCGGTTGCTCAGCCCGTCCGTGATGAGCAGTTTTCTTCCGGAATCCTTCATCCGGTTCACCCTGTCCGCAAGATCCGGATCCTTGAGCGCATGAGCGGACAGGAAGACCGCCGGACCATCCGTGATCTCCGCAGCCGGGACCAGCGGCAGCCCCAACATGCCGACAAAGTCGAAAACGTATTCCTCATCCAACCCATCGCTGTTCGGCGGTTTCGGCGCGGAGATTCCCCGGATCGACTTCCCGCGCACCAGGGCGGCCATATCAAGGAGAGCCGGAATCTCCGATCGCAACCGCTCCACGTTGGCCGGTCCATTGTCTTCGATCAAGGATCCATAGCAGAAGAGCACGGCTTCTCCGGCCTGTCCGAGGATCGTCTGCCGCGCCTGCTCGACATACGTTTCCGGCGAGCAGCCGTAGGGATCAAACCACCCGCCACCCGTCTTGTCGCCACCGATCCCGCCGAGCCATTGCATGATGAAGAAAGCCTCATACTGCGCCTTTCGCCCCCACTGCGTGTTGTCCGGATCCCTCGTCTCCGTGCCGATCCAGATCCTGTCAAAGTCGGCCGTCTGCCGGACGACTTCGTAGCCGCGTTTGTGGAAATTGTCGTACCACTGGGGGTACTTGATGATGACGTTGACCCCGGGGTTTGCTGCCTTCGCCGGCTCCAGGATGCGCTCCCGGCTCACCCGGACCATCAGATCGCAGCGGTAGTCCGCCCAGCTCCGGTCCCCTTTGGCAGCCTGGCATTCCGCGCACTCGCAATCGGTGAACCAGAAATCATCGATCATGATCTCGTCGAAAATCGAAGCGGTGTATTCGAATATCTCCTGCAGGTGTTCCTGGGTGGGCACATCCGTGTAACAGTCGATCAGCTCCCATCCGGTGCTGCGCTTGCCCACGTTCGTCGTCGTGACACAGCCGCTCACCTCCAGGCCCGCCTCCAGATAGGCCGCCTTCACGCGTTCCAAGGTTTTTCGTTCCGCCGTATAGGCGCTGCGGAATGACTCGACGAAAACGCGGGTCACCCCGGTTCGCTTGCACCAGTCGATGCTCTCCCTGAGCCCTTCCTCATCCGAGAGCAGATCGCGGACGTTCTGGGCCGTGAAAAGGGTTGAGAATCTGAAAGTATCCTTCCTCTCATTGGCGAGCTTCCATAAATCGACAGTGTTCATATCCGCCTCCTTGGCAAAAACATGCCCGACACCCAGAACGACCCCCATCAGGAGGCAGCAACCGGTCAGGCTATAGTCAAATCTCACGACTTCATGGTAGCGTCCTCCGCTCCAATGACCATCCGGGAAACCCCCGAGTCACCTGTGAGAACAACGATTTTCGGCAGGCACAGGCTTGTGCCCGGTTCCATCTACCTCCATGACATCAATCATCCTCCTGCCGCCACCCGTATGACCTACGACCAAATCGCCGCCAACCTGCCCGAAAATGCTGTCTGCCGGATCGATGATCTGCCCTGGCCGAAGATCTCCTCTGGGAAGGTCCGTGATATCTTCGACCTGGGTGACCGTCTCCTCATGGTCGCCTCCGACCGGATCTCGGCCTTCGACGTCATTCTCCCCCAAGGCGTGCCCGGAAAGGGCATCATCCTGACCCAGCTGAGCCTCTTCTGGTTTCGGCAGATCGGCAGTTTCATTCCCAATCACCTCTTTCCCGACCAGGAAGGAATTCTCCGCGACGAACTGGGTCTCTCCACCGATCTGCAGCTGCGCAGCATGGTCGTCCGGAAACTCGAACCCCTCCCGATCGAATGTGTCGTCCGCGGTTACCTGGCCGGAAGCGGCTGGTCATCCTATCGGAAGGACGGCACCGTCTGCGGTCATCGCCTGCCCCTCGGTCTCGCCGAAGCCGAACGCCTTCCCCACCCGATCTTCACGCCTTCAACCAAGGCCGCCAGCGGCCACGATCTGCCGATCGACGCCACCGAAGGTCGGAGCATGGTCGGTGAACGGGTCTTCGATGAAGTCGAACGCCTGAGCAAAGGCATCTACCAGCGCGGCCACGCCATCGCTGAAAAGGCCGGGCTCATCCTGGCCGACACCAAGTTCGAATTCGGCCTCGATAAGAACGGGGGAATCTTTCTCATCGACGAGGTCCTGACCCCGGACTCCTCACGCTTCTGGGACGCCGCCAGCTACCGGACCGGCATGTCCCCCCCGAGCTACGACAAACAGTTCGTCCGCGATTACCTGCTGACTCTCGACTGGGATCACACCCCGCCCCCTCCCGACCTGCCTGCCGACGTCATCAACAAGACCCGGGACAAATACCTGACCGCCCTCCGTCGCCTCGCCGGGTGACTTCCCGCAGCGCCCGGGAAAAAGAGAGGAACCGCTGACAACAACGACTTCGTGGGTCAGGGTTTGGCGGCCGCTGACCGCTTTCGCATGAGAATCACCTTCGCCACCTACGCCGCCCGGGAATCCGAACAGGAAAACGTCTGCATCCTCGCCCGAAGCCTTCGCAAATTCGGCGGCCGTCACAGGGATTCACCGATTCGGGTATATGCGCCTGATCCCTTGGCCCCGTAGTCACCACCCGCTTCCGGATGCTCCCTCCGCCGATCAGACTCTCCCACGAAGAGGCCAGGCGTTTCCACCGTCGCCTCTTGAGGATCGATCATCCCATGGCGTCGGTCGGCGAGGCGCTCGACTACCTGGGCTATGTCCAGATCGACCCGATCAACGTCTGCGGGCGCATGCAAGACCTGATCCTGCGCAACCGCGTGACCGGCTACGCGGAAGGCGATCTCTTCCGCCACCTGCACCGCCCGGAACGCCCCGGATTCGAGCACCATATTCCCGGTTCAGGAGTCCTCGTTGCCCTCCCCGCCGCAGCCTGGCCTTATCTTCTGCGTGACATGAAAGGACGGGAACGGTCGGAAAGCGGCTATGGAGGTCGGCTCGATCCAACCCAGAAACGCCTGGCCCGGAAGATTCTCGCGCAGATCCGTGAAGAAGGCCCGCTCTCGTCCGATGCCATCGAGCACCCGGGCACCACGACCAGCGCCTGGGGCATCCCGGGGCGAACGGCCAAGACCGTCCTCGACAAGCTCTTCCTCCACGGCCGGGTCCTCATCAGCGAGCGTCAGAACCTGCGCCGGATCTACGATCTGCCCGAACACGTCCTGCCGCCGGAGATCCTCAATTCCCGGACCCCGTCCGCCGAAGAAACGCGGCGCTGGACCCTCTTGACCCGGTTGAGGCAACGCCGGCTGGCCCTCCTCAATCAGAAGGAGACGGCTGTCATCGAAGACCTGATACAACCACTCGAAATCGGGGACAGCCCGACCGTCTACTGCCTGCGCACCGATCTGCCCCTCCTCAATGAAACGGGAACAGGTGCGGGTGCCGCAACCCGCCTCGTCGCTCCCCTCGACCCCCTCATCTACGATCGCCGCCTGACCCGGAGCCTCTGGGAGTTCGATTACACCTGGGAGGTCTACACCCCGGCGGCCAAACGGGTCCGCGGCTACTACGCCCTGCCCCTGCTCGACCAAACCGGATTCATCGGCCACGTCGACCTGAAAGCCGAACGGAAGGCGGGCAAACTCCGACTGGTTTCACGGAAGGTCGCCGGGAGAAGACCCTATGCCCCGGCCGTCAGGGAACTGGCAACCTTCCTCGGCCTCCGCTACCCCTGAGGGTTCCGGTCAACTCTTCGGACCCCAGATCAACTGCCAGGCAACCCCGATGGAGTCGAACCTGGCGCCCACCGAGGTGCGCGCTCCCCGACTGTAGTTGAACTTCAGCGATTGATTCCGGTTGACCGGCATGGCGAAGGTCAATCCCATCCGCGAATTGTCCTGCAGATCCTCGTTCTTGCCGGCACCAAAGGAGGTTCTCCCTCCGGAATAATAGTTGGCGTCATAGGCGATCCACATCCGGGGACGAAAGGTGTAGATGACGTGGAACTGGAGGGAACCGATCGGGTCCTGGCTCCGGGTCGCCCCTCCAAAGAAATCGGTGTTGTCGGTAAAGACCCAGACCCCCGCCGCCCCTTCAAAACGCCACCGGCCCACTGTCCGGGAAACACCGATCTCCGGTTTGAAGCTCCAGCGATTGCTTCCGATGTTGATCAGCTTGTTCGAGTCGTACTGACCCAGGGGAGCCGCGACGGTAACGCTGACGCCGACCGTCCACTTGGGTTTGGCCAACGCGAATTCCTTCAGAGTCAGGGCCGGTCCACCCACCAGGTTGATCGCGAAGCGCATACGGGGATCACCCTGCCCCGATCGAAACACCTTCTGGTACTCACCAAGGTAGTAACCCTCGAGATCTCCCCGGACATAGGGCAGGACAACTCCGAGACTGGCCAATCGACCGAACAGACCCATCGTCCGCACATAGCCGAATCCCGCGGTGGTGATATTGGCACTTGCATCGGTGATCGGTCCGGAGGGGTCAAAAGCGAGATCGCCCGAATTGAAGGTCAACGCACCGACCAGAATATTGAAGTCGATCGGCGAGGGAGAGTAAGCCCCCGGTTCCAATTCCTGGGCCGATATTCGGGAAGACCCGAGCGCGCACAGGATTACCCAGACGGGAAGAAGCCGGACGTATGCCCTCTGAACGGTCTTTTTCATTCAAACGGATCAAGCCCGCGGCGGTCGGGCGTCCGACGGGTCGCTCGTTGACTCCCGGATATTCTTGCGGACATCACTGTGTCTGTTCCGGACCCCGGCGCCAATGCAACGAAATTCCCTCCGGGATCCCGAAGGCCGAGTCCCGGACCCAGACCCCGCCAGACTATACCGCCCGAAGCCGTTCCGGAATCACGAACGAAACGCCCAGCCGATCATCAGAATCGTGATCGCCACCATCCAGCTTCCGGCGACCCGGACGACCACCCGCGGCCACCCGCTGGTCAATCCGGCCACCGCGGCCGAGAGGAGTGAAATGATGACAAAGACGGCGAAGGATGCGCCGACCAGCGCGAGCCAATCCGCGCCGCCCGGAGCCATCGTGGCTCCGTTGACAAAGCCATGGAAGAGAGCAATCAAAGCGGAGATCAGGATGACAGGCCCCCGGGGGACCCTCGCATCCGAGAGAACAAGCGCGCCTACCAGACCAACGGTCAGCGCCATCGCCCAATCGGGCGGCATCGCATCCGGCCACCCCATTCCGATCAGGCCCGCCGCCAACCAGGCCGGCGGAACCACAACCAGCACGCCGCGGGAGGTCGCCCGGCCCCGCAAGCCGCCCAGGAGAGCCAGACCGATGACGAGGAGCGATCCGAGGGCGTGATGAACAAGTGGGCTGATCCACCAAAACGTGCCAAAGCCCGTCTGCACGAGATGCGCCTGCCGTCGTGGTCAGCGATGGATCCCGCTTCAGCCATCAGACGTGCCGGTCGGGCAACCCACCGGTCGGCCCATCGTTCCTGTCGCCGGTCTCATTCATGCCAGTGCCTGCCAGAGGAACCAGCCGCCACCCAGGCGACCCCTCCCCGGCCACCCGAAGAAGGGCTTGGCCCACCGTCCAGCGGTGAACCAGGCCGATCGCAATTCCGATTCCATGCAATGCTCCGGTCGCGGCGACGAACCCGATGCTGTAGAGCAGGCCACTGCTGCCGGCCGGCAGTTCCGTTCCATGGGCATGCCCGTGAAAGATGGCAAAAACCGATACGATGACTGCCGCCACCCAGAGCGGTGGTCGGGCGTCGGTCAGAATCATCACGCCCAGAACCACGGCGGAAAGCGCGATTCCGATTTCCACTCCCGGCAGGGCGATGCCCATCAATCCGAGCATCCCACCCAGCGCCATGACCATCGGGAAGGCGATCGGGAGAACCCAGACCGCAGGGGGGCCGAGTTGGGCACCCCAGATTCCGACCGCGACCATGGCGAGAATATGGTCCCATCCGGATACCGGGTGGTGGAGCCCGGCGACCAGGCCCGCTGCGCTGCCCGCCTCCTCGTGCCCGAAAGCCACTGCGGTGAATGCAGAAATCAGGGCAAGTCCGACCACGACTCGGCCTGGATCTCTCCTTGGTGCGATCGGTAGTTCCTGGTTCATGAAATTCATCTTCACCTCGTCTTTCTCACGCCAGCATGAACACGACGCGCTGAATGGTCCAGTAGGCACCGCAGAACCCGACCGCGTATCCCGGCGCACGCAGGATCCAAGTAGGCCATTGCATCTCCAGCGACCGCCACGCGTGAAGCAGGGCGAAACAAATACCGACAAAACCGAGTTGCCCCATTTCGACCCCGACATTGAACCAGAGCAGCGCCCAGGGCAACTCCGAGGCCGGCATCCCGGTGGTGGAGAGACCGGTGGCAAAGCCGAATCCGTGGAGCAGACCGAAGGCAAACGCCACCACCCAGGGGTGCCGAATCGTCAGGCTGGTCTCCCCGCGCCAGACCCGGACGATCTCCGGCCCCAGAAACAGGATGCTCAAGGCCACTGCGGCGTTCAACGGCTCCAGCGGAACGGAGGCGATCCCGAGGGTGGGGGGCCGCCAGGGTCAGACTGTGCGCAAGGGTAAACGCGGTGATCGTCTTCACCAGGTTTCT
This window of the Opitutaceae bacterium genome carries:
- a CDS encoding HupE/UreJ family protein; this translates as MNQELPIAPRRDPGRVVVGLALISAFTAVAFGHEEAGSAAGLVAGLHHPVSGWDHILAMVAVGIWGAQLGPPAVWVLPIAFPMVMALGGMLGLMGIALPGVEIGIALSAVVLGVMILTDARPPLWVAAVIVSVFAIFHGHAHGTELPAGSSGLLYSIGFVAATGALHGIGIAIGLVHRWTVGQALLRVAGEGSPGWRLVPLAGTGMNETGDRNDGPTGGLPDRHV
- a CDS encoding HupE/UreJ family protein, producing the protein MASVPLEPLNAAVALSILFLGPEIVRVWRGETSLTIRHPWVVAFAFGLLHGFGFATGLSTTGMPASELPWALLWFNVGVEMGQLGFVGICFALLHAWRSLEMQWPTWILRAPGYAVGFCGAYWTIQRVVFMLA